The DNA window AAAAGACGTCCAACACGGTCGCGCCCGCCAAATCGGACTGCCACTCTCGAACGAGGGCCCGGAGGGTGTAATAATTATTGACCACGGGATGTGGATAGACGTATGGACGTGTGGCGGACGTGAACGGCCTGCCTCGAAGCCTCTACACCTATGCGGGGCGGCAGTAGCCTCGAAGCAACAGATCGTCGCCAACGGACTGCCACCTCTGCTCCGCGAACGTGAGCGCGTTCTCCATCTCGGTGATGCCGAGATCGCCCAGCACCGAAACCCCATCTCCCACGATCTTCGGGGCCACAAAGCAGAAGAAACGATCAACAAGATTCTGCCGGAAAAGAGCCGTCGCGAGCCCCGGGCCAGCCTCCACCAGGAGCGACTGCATCGGTTTGGCCTCCCGTCCCCCATCCGTCCCAAGGCGGCGAAGGAGGGCGACAAGATCAAGATGGCTGTCGGGGGTCTCCGGAATACGAAGCAACTGTCCGCCCGCCTCTTCAAGTACATCGGCGTAGGCAGGGCGGCCCCGCTCTTCCCCAAGGATAGCCACCGTCTGATCGGCGTGGGCATCGGTAAAAAGGGTACGGTCGGCGGCCAGCTCCCCCTTTCGATCGAGCACGAGGCGCACCGGCTGACGACCGTCGACGTGCCGCACCGTTAGGCGCGGATCGTCGCTTGCGGCCGTGCCGCGCCCCACGAGGACCCCGTCGAGCGCTGCGCGCCACTCGTGCACGAGCGCGCGAGACTCCTCGCCGGAGATCCACTGGCTATCGCCCGTACGGGTCGCAACACGCCCGTCGAGCGTCTGGGCCACCTTGAGGGTCACGAGCGGACGGCCGGTGTCGACGTGGTGAAAGAAGGCCTCATTGAAGCGGCGACAGGCCTGCTCGGCCACCCCCACCTCCACCTCTACTCCCTGTTTTCGGAGCTGCCGGATGCCTCGGCCCTGGGCCTGCGGAAAGGGATCGATCGTGCCGACAACCACGCGCGGCACCTCTTTCTCAAGGATGAGGGTCGTACAGGGGGGCGTCTTGCCGTGATGGCTACAAGGCTCTAGATTCACGTAGAGCGTGGCCTCCCGAAGGGCCTCGGCCCCATGCCGATTCTCTGCCGCCCGGAGCGCCTGCACCTCGGCGTGTGGCCCTCCGTACACCTCGTGTGCTCCCTCGCCCAGCACCGTGCCGTCCGTCCCGACGAGGATCGCCCCCACCATGGGATTCGGACTTACGGCTCCAGCGCCCGCTTCTGCAATCTCTAGGCACCGCTTCATCCAGGGCGTGTGCCCCACATCCGTAGCCGGGCTTACACTTCCTCGATGTAGTCCGGGAGCGGCGACTCCGTCAGCTGCCATGTCTCGAAATAGAATTTGGATTCGGAACGGGCACGTTGGTACGGAAGAGCAAACCGGCGAACATTCTCCGTGGGGCGACGCTGCAACGCATCCACGAGGCGGTCGCGCATCGGCGACGCAGAAAAGAAGCTCCAGTCGAAGCCGTCGTGAGCCGGTTCGGGAAAAAAGACGACCCCGGCAGTGTCGAGAAGAGACCGGAGGGACGAAAGGGCCCGACGGCGTGCCCTACCTGCAACCGCGGCGATCCGTTCCGCGGGCACCGGGGCCTCGGCCGTTACGAGAACCGCCGTGTCCGTCGGCCCCCGAAGCCGTCCTCGAACCGCCTCGTCGTCCAGTTCCTCCACCTGCCCGTTCGTCGTGCACTCTCCCCACCAGGCCTGGCCAACGGCCGCAAGCAGCGGGGGGACGTAGGCTTCTGCCGGAAGTGTCGTCAGTCCCACCGCGTCGTCCGCTCGGTTCGTTCCGGCGAGGTATCCCCGGTAGGCATCGCGTGTATCGAGCAGATCGTCCAAGGGAACCGAGGTCCCTTCTGGCAGATCCGACCGATCCTCCCGGCGGCGCGCATCCGGGTCTGCGTCTGGCGTCACCGGCTCTAAAAGCGCGGGCTCCTCGTAAAAATATTTGAGCACAGAAGGCTCGGGCGCAGACACGACAGCGTGACGTTGTGGCGGGAAGCGGAGCAGGATCGTTTTCATAAGGACCGTTCGCTCTGTCCACTATACGAACGCGGCCTCTGCTCTCACGTGCCCCGCGGAAATGGAAGGATCGTTGAAGCCCCGAACCTCGGCGGCCGCCGGCGTTATTGTAGCAACGACATGTGCCTCATGTATCTCAACGTCCAGTCTCACGACTATTCGCGCCGCTACACATCCTCATGCCGCACATCGAGCACACTGCCCTCTGGACGCCCGACCTCGAACGGGCCCGCACGTTTTACGAACGCTACTTCGACGCATCGGCCGGGGAAAAATACGTCAACCCCGAGAAAGACTTTTCGTCGTACTTCCTGGAGTTTGAGTCGGGCGCCCGACTGGAGCTGATGCACACTCCCCACATGGCCTCGGCACTGGAAGAAGAGCCCGCTGCCGGCTACGCCCACATCGCCATCTCGGTTGGCTCAGAGCATGCGGTAGACACCCTGACCGAACGTCTTCGGGACGACGGGTACCCCGTCTGCGGCGAACCGCGCTGGACGGGGGACGGATACTACGAAAGCGTCATTCGCGACCCGGATAACAATCGGGTCGAAATTACGGTGTAGCGCTCTTCTGCCTTGCCCAACCCCTAACGGCCCGTGCCCTGAACCTTGCCGCGCGGTTCTCGGTTGGGTCGGAGGAGGAACCCCAAGAGGCCCCGCACTCATCCGTCCACGTCATCATTTTCGCTTATGACCTACACTCCCCCTTCCGGCGAAGCAGAATTGGATGGCGGCTGTTCATTTGGACGCGCGCTCTGTACGTGGACCGGGACCTCAGCGCACCTGTGGCGTCCCGATGCAGGATGGGATGCCCTTCCTCCAGCC is part of the Salinibacter sp. 10B genome and encodes:
- the ribD gene encoding bifunctional diaminohydroxyphosphoribosylaminopyrimidine deaminase/5-amino-6-(5-phosphoribosylamino)uracil reductase RibD, whose product is MAADGVAAPGLHRGSVSPATDVGHTPWMKRCLEIAEAGAGAVSPNPMVGAILVGTDGTVLGEGAHEVYGGPHAEVQALRAAENRHGAEALREATLYVNLEPCSHHGKTPPCTTLILEKEVPRVVVGTIDPFPQAQGRGIRQLRKQGVEVEVGVAEQACRRFNEAFFHHVDTGRPLVTLKVAQTLDGRVATRTGDSQWISGEESRALVHEWRAALDGVLVGRGTAASDDPRLTVRHVDGRQPVRLVLDRKGELAADRTLFTDAHADQTVAILGEERGRPAYADVLEEAGGQLLRIPETPDSHLDLVALLRRLGTDGGREAKPMQSLLVEAGPGLATALFRQNLVDRFFCFVAPKIVGDGVSVLGDLGITEMENALTFAEQRWQSVGDDLLLRGYCRPA
- a CDS encoding VOC family protein, with the translated sequence MPHIEHTALWTPDLERARTFYERYFDASAGEKYVNPEKDFSSYFLEFESGARLELMHTPHMASALEEEPAAGYAHIAISVGSEHAVDTLTERLRDDGYPVCGEPRWTGDGYYESVIRDPDNNRVEITV